From the genome of Streptomyces sp. NBC_00523:
GGCGCACGACCCCGCAGCCCACGGCACCCGAGTCCGCGGAGGTCATCCCCCAACGCGGCCCCACGGTCCCCGCAGCCCGAGCCCCCCAACCCCCCACAGACCGCCCCAACCCCTTCCCGGGCCCCCGCAACGGTTGACCCGGGGCTGAGCCGGGCCGCCCCGTCGCACACGCGAGGGGCGGCCCGTTCACGCACCAAGCCCGCCCGCAGAATCAAGCCCTTCCGGCGCTTGAGGACAAACACCTCAGCCGATGTCCACCGGATCCACCCGCACCCGCACCGCCCCCCCACCCCCACCGCGCGCCACGCGCGCAGCGCGCAACGCCGCAGCCAACGCCGCCCCACTCCCGGGCGGCACCCGCACCAGCGCCCGCTCCCAGACCTCCCCCGCCGGCGCCTCGAACGCCCGCCGGGGCCGCCCCGGCTCCGCGGCCGGCACCGGCACGGGCCCCAGCACCTCCGCGTCCCCGGGCAACCGCGCCCCCGCGAAGAACGCGGCCAGCGCCTCCGGCTCCCCCGTCACCGACGCCATCCGGGACACCGGCGGAAAGCCCAGCTCGGCCCGCTCCGCCAGCTCCCGCCGGGCGTGCCCGACCGGGTCCCAGCGGACCAGCGCCTGCACGGGCCGCAGCGTCGGCTCGGCGACGACCACCACCGTGCCGCCCTCCGGCCGCCCCCGTACCAGCGCGGCGGCGGACGTCCACCGGCGCAGCGCCTCCTCACCGGCGCGCAGGTCGGGCCGGCCGACCATCGCCCAGCCGTCGAGCAGGAGCGCCGCCGCGTACCCGCCCCCCTCGGCGACCGGCTCGGCGCCCGGCGTGCTGACGACCAGCGCGGGCTGGTCCGGCACCGAGTCGAGGACATGGTCGCGCCCGGACGTCCGTACCGGCACCGCCGGGAACGCCCGGCCCAGCTCCTCCGCCGTGCGCCGGGCCCCCACGATCTGGGCGCGCAACCGCCGCCCCCCGCAGGCCACGCAGTGCCAGGACGTCTCGGCCCGCCCGCACCACGCGCAGTTCAGGTCCTGCTGGTCCGGCGCCTCCAGCGGCCCCGCGCACTGCCGGCACCGGGCGGGCTCCCGGCAGCGCTCGCAGGCGAGCCGGGGGGCGTAACCCCGCCGGGGCACCTGGACCAGCACCGGACCGGTGCGCAGCCCGTCCCGGACGGTCTGCCAGGCGAGGCTGGGCAGCCGGGCGGCCCGGGCGGCCCCGTCCCGCGCGAGCTCGCCGTCGCCCACGGTGCGGATGACGGGCGCCGCCACCCGCACCTGCTCCCGGTCGGCACGCAGCGGCAGCGCCCACCCGCTCTCCACGAGCTGCGCGGCCTCCACCGTGCAGCTGACGGAGCCGAGCAGAAAGGCGCACCGGCCGTGCGTGGCCCGCAGCTCCAGGACCTCGCGGACATGCGGGAAGGGGGCGCGGTCGTCGCTGTGGCTGGAGTCACCGTCGTCCCAGACGACGACGAGCCCGAGGTCGGCGACGGGCGCGAACATCGCCGCCCTGGTCCCCACCACCGCCCGGACGGAGCCGCGTCGCACGGCGAGCCATTCCCGGTACCGCTTCCCGGGCCCGGAACCGGCGGTGAGCAGCGCGTGCCGCCCCTCGCCGAGCAGGGCGGTGAGCGCGGCGTCGACCCGGGCGGCGGTCCGCCCGTCGGGGACGACGACGAGGGCGCCGCGCCCGGAGGACAGGGTCGCGGCGACGGCCGTGGCGATCTCGGCGGGCCAGTGCGGTCCGGGCAGCGCGGTCCACACGGCCCGGGGGGCGCCCCCGCCGGCCAGCGCGGAGAGGAACGCGGGCCCCTGCGCGTACCGCTCCCAGCTCCCGGGGGCGGGAGGCGCGGGGGCGGGCAGGGGCGCGGGCGACGGCTTCGCCTCGGCCTGCGCGTTGCGCGGGGGGACGGCGAGCTGGAGGACGTCGGCGAGGCTGCCCGCGTACCGGTCGGCGACGGCGCGGGCGAGGGCGAGGAGGCCGGGGCCGAGGACCGGCTCGGGCGAGACGACGGAGGCGAGCGCGGCGAGTGCCCCGTTGTAGTCGGACGCGGCCAGCCGCTCGATGAGGAAGCCGTCCACGAGCCCGCCGCCCTCGCGCCGCCCGCCGCGCACATTGCGGCCCCCGGCGCCGAAGCGGACCCGGACGCGCACCCCGGGCTGCGCGTCGGCGTCCAGCTCCTCGGGGACGGCGTAGTCGAAGTACTGGTCGAGATGGAGCGCGCCCTTGTTGACGAGGACGCGGGCGACGGGCAGCTCCTTGGCGAGGGCGGCACCGCGCCAGGTGCGCGGCTTGGCGCGCGGCACGTCGGCCCGGCGGACCGCCTCCCGGATCAGCGCAAGCTGTTCCGGCGCCCCCGCCTCGTCGGACCGCTCGTTCTCGCTGCTCACAGCTCCATCCCTACCAGACGCCTCGGACAACGGCGCCGCCCGTCCCCGTACCCCTCCGCCGTGAAACGCCGGAGCCCGGACACCGTGACGGCGTCCGGGCTCCGGCGGATGACCGGCGTTGCGGTGCTTACAGACCGGCGGCGGCGCGCAGCGCGTCCACCCGGTCCGTGCGCTCCCAGGTGAAGTCGGGCAGCTCGCGGCCGAAGTGGCCGTACGCGGCGGTCTGGGCGTAGATCGGGCGCAGCAGGTCGAGGTCGCGGATGATCGCGGCCGGGCGGAGGTCGAAGACCTCGCCGATGGCGTGCTCGATCTTCTCGGTCTCGATCGCGGCGGTCCCGAAGGTCTCCACGAAGAGGCCCACCGGCTCGGCCTTGCCGATCGCGTACGCGACCTGGACCTCGCAGCGGGCGGCGAGGCCGGCGGCGACGACGTTCTTGGCGACCCAGCGCATGGCGTAGGCGGCAGAGCGGTCCACCTTCGACGGGTCCTTGCCGGAGAAGGCGCCGCCGCCGTGCCGGGCCATGCCCCC
Proteins encoded in this window:
- a CDS encoding primosomal protein N', producing the protein MSSENERSDEAGAPEQLALIREAVRRADVPRAKPRTWRGAALAKELPVARVLVNKGALHLDQYFDYAVPEELDADAQPGVRVRVRFGAGGRNVRGGRREGGGLVDGFLIERLAASDYNGALAALASVVSPEPVLGPGLLALARAVADRYAGSLADVLQLAVPPRNAQAEAKPSPAPLPAPAPPAPGSWERYAQGPAFLSALAGGGAPRAVWTALPGPHWPAEIATAVAATLSSGRGALVVVPDGRTAARVDAALTALLGEGRHALLTAGSGPGKRYREWLAVRRGSVRAVVGTRAAMFAPVADLGLVVVWDDGDSSHSDDRAPFPHVREVLELRATHGRCAFLLGSVSCTVEAAQLVESGWALPLRADREQVRVAAPVIRTVGDGELARDGAARAARLPSLAWQTVRDGLRTGPVLVQVPRRGYAPRLACERCREPARCRQCAGPLEAPDQQDLNCAWCGRAETSWHCVACGGRRLRAQIVGARRTAEELGRAFPAVPVRTSGRDHVLDSVPDQPALVVSTPGAEPVAEGGGYAAALLLDGWAMVGRPDLRAGEEALRRWTSAAALVRGRPEGGTVVVVAEPTLRPVQALVRWDPVGHARRELAERAELGFPPVSRMASVTGEPEALAAFFAGARLPGDAEVLGPVPVPAAEPGRPRRAFEAPAGEVWERALVRVPPGSGAALAAALRAARVARGGGGGAVRVRVDPVDIG